The DNA segment ACGCGATGGCGGTCTACGTCAGGCGCTATCCGGGGGTGAGCATCGATCTGCAAATGCTCGATCGCACGGTGAACCTCGTGGATGAGCGCATCGACCTGGCGATTCGCACCAGCAACGATCTCGACCCCAACCTCATCGCCCGGCGCCTGACTGTGTGCCGTTCGGTGGTCTGCGCGGCGCCGGCTTATCTGCAGGAGCACCCGGCGCCTGTGCAGGTCGAGGAGTTGAGTCGGCACAACTGCCTGACCCATTCGTATTTCGGCAAAAGCCTGTGGCATTTCGAAGAAGATGGCGAAGCGGTTTCGGTGCCGGTGCAGGGCAACATCAGCGCCAACGAGGCCAGCACCCTGCTGCGCGCGACACTGGCCGGCGCCGGAGTGGCGATGCTGCCGACCTATCAGGCAGGGGTGCATATCCACAGCGGCGAACTGGTGCGCCTGCTGCCCCACGCCGAACCACGGCAAATGAACATCTATGCCGTGTACGCCTCGCGCAAACACATGCCGGCGGCACTGCGCAGCCTGCTGGATTTCCTGGCGGAACGCTTCCCCGAAAATCCGCAATGGGACGAAGCTGCAAGCGGCAAGCCACAAGCGACAAGCTAGCGCCGTCATGACTCAACTTGCAGCTTACAACTCGAAGCTTGCAGCTGCCCCCTACTGACCTATGCTGAAAGTAATACCGCAGGGTATGTCGTTCAGAGGTCATCGCCATGAACATCAAAACAAAAAGATACGCCGCTATTTTCATCACCTGCGCCGCCACGCTGGCGCTGTACGGCACCGCGGCCTGGCGGGTCGAACAGTTGCGTCAGCTGCCGCGCGAGTACGCGAGCTGCAATTACGAGCGCTGCATACCGCACAATGCGACGCTCAATGCATTGCGCTGATGGGTAGGGCTTGAATTGAGCCCCTGCGGGAGCTGGCTTGCCAGCGATTGCAGGCTGACATTCAGCATTGCAGGCGCCTGATCCGCCCCTATCGCTGGCAACCCAGCTCCCACAGGGTCTGGTGATGTTGGCAGGATTACTGCTCGGCCTTCAGCCGATCACGAAACGCTTTCGGGGATATCCCCACCCGACGCCGGAACAGGCGTGTGAAGTTGGTCGGGTCGGAAAACCCCAACAGCTCCGACATCTCGTAAATGGTCATGCTGGTGTAGGTCAGCAAGCGTTTGGCTTCCAGTAACTGGCGCTCGTGCATGATCTGCAACGCCGGTTGCCCGGCCAGTTCGCGGCAGGTGCCGTTGAGGTGCGAGACGGAAATGCCCAGGCGATGGGCCAGATCCTCGACCTTTACATGCTGGCGATAGGTTTCTTCGACCAACTGAATAAAACCATTGAGGTATTCGCGCTGACGTTGCGGCCGTTGACTGGCTTTGTGACGCACGATCGCCTGGCGACTGACCCAGACCATGATCACGCTGACCAGCGAATGCATGAGCATTTCCCGCGCGGGTTGATGGCTGTTGTACTCGGCCTGCAAGGCGCTGAACAGACTGTTGAGGTAGTCGCCGTCCGCACCGGCCGGGTAATGCTCGGCGCTGGCCAGCGCGTGCACCGAATCGCCCAGTTGTGCCTGCAAGTGGTTGATCAGCGGTGTGGCGAGGGTAACGATGAAGCCCTCGACGTCCTCGGAAAAACGAAAGCCGTGCACCGACAGCGGTGGCAGGACCTGGATCGCCGGGGTTTGCAATTGCGTGCGCTGGCCCTCGATTTCAAGCTCTGCCTGACCTTTGAAAACGAACAGCAACTGGCACAGATCGGCGTGGCGATGGGGTTTGATTTCCCACTCGTGTTCGCGACTGCGTGAGGAAATGGTTTCACAGTGCAGCAAGTCAGGGGTCGGCCAGTCCAGGCTTTCACCGTAGAGCTTGAACACGGGAATCGAAGGCAGCTCAGGCTTGTTCATCACTTCAATCCAGGCCTCGGGGTTGTGGGCGATAATCGCACCGATTGGCAGAATGTACAGGTATCGGCTCAGTTTTCACCTTCAATTGACAGACCCGCAAGGGAAAAATGCAAGCACTCGATCCATAAAAAACCCTCACCGGCGTTTGCCGCGTGACGCTTGCGAGCCATAAAAACAATGAAAACGCTGAAAACCCAAATCGCGATCATCGGCGCCGGCCCGTCCGGTTTGCTCCTCGGCCAGTTGCTGCACAACGCTGGCATCGACACCCTTATCCTCGAACGGCAAACGCCCGACTATGTGCTCGGGCGCATCCGCGCCGGCGTGCTTGAACAAGGCATGGTAGAGCTGTTGCGTCAGGCCAGGGTAAGCCAGCGCATGGACGCCGAAGGGCTGGTCCATGGCGGTTTCGAACTGGCCCTCGACGGACGCCAGGTGCACATCGACCTGCACGCTTTGACCGGCGGCAAGAGCGTGATGATCTACGGCCAGACCGAAGTCACCCGCGACCTGATGGCCGCTCGTCGGGAGGCCGGCGCGCCGACGATTTATCAAGCGAGCAATGTCGTTCCGCACGGCATGAAAAGCGACGAAGCGTTCGTCACTTTTGAAAAGGATGGCGAAACCTGGCGCGTCGATTGCGACTACATCGCCGGTTGCGACGGTTTCCACGGGGTCGCCCGGCAATCGATTCCGGCCGATTGCCTGAAGGTCTTCGAGCGGGTTTATCCGTTCGGCTGGCTGGGTATTCTTGCCGACACCCCGCCGGTACACGACGAGCTGGTTTACGCCCGTCACGAACGCGGTTTTGCCTTGTGCAGCATGCGTTCGCCGACGCGCACGCGCTATTACGTGCAGGTGCCGGCTGATGACAACGTTGAGGACTGGAGCGACGAGCGCTTCTGGGACGAGCTGAAAAACCGCTTGCCGAGCGCACTGGCGGAGAAACTGGTCACTGGTCCGTCGATCGAAAAAAGCATCGCGCCGCTGCGCAGCTTTGTCGTCGAACCGATGCAGTACGGGCGGATGTTTCTGGTCGGCGACGCCGCGCACATCGTCCCCCCTACCGGCGCCAAGGGCCTGAACCTGGCGGCCAGCGATGTCAGCACGCTGTTCAATATTCTGCTCAAGGTTTACCGCGACGGGCGCACCGACTTGCTGGAGAAGTACTCAGAAATCTGCCTGCGCCGCGTGTGGAAAGCCGAGCGCTTTTCCTGGTGGATGACCTCGATGCTGCACCGCTTCGACGATCACGATGCGTTCAACCAGCGCATCAACGCCGCGGAACTGGACTACTTCGTCGACTCGGAAGCCGGGCGCAAAACCATCGCAGAAAATTACGTCGGGCTTGCGTACGAGGCTATCGAATAGCTTCCTACCGACTTACACTGGCGAGCATCCCCGCTCGCCATGCCCTTGCGGGTCAATCACTGCCTGCAGGTTTTCCGTGACCACTCTGAACCCGCCTGAAACACCCAAACCGGCCATTCGCAGCGTGCTGGTCGCCTTGATGATGGCGATCTTTCTCGGCGCGCTCGACCAGACCATCGTCGCGGTGTCGATGCCGGCCATCTCTGCCCAGTTCAAGGACGTCAGCCTGCTGGCCTGGGTGATTTCCGGTTACATGGTGGCGATGACCGTGGCGGTGCCGATCTACGGCAAGCTTGGCGATCTGTACGGGCGGCGCAAACTGATGCTGTTCGGCATGGGCCTGTTCACCGTGGCTTCGCTGTTCTGCGGCATGGCGCAGAGCATGGAGCAACTGGTGCTGGCGCGCATTCTTCAGGGCATCGGCGCTGGCGGGATGATTTCGGTGAGTCAGGCGATCATCGGCGACATCGTGCCGCCGCGTGAACGGGGCCGTTATCAGGGCTATTTCAGCAGCATGTACGCGGTAGCGAGTGTTGCCGGGCCGGTGCTCGGCGGCTACATGACCGAATACCTGTCGTGGCGCTGGGTGTTTCTGATCAACCTGCCGCTGGGCCTCGGTGCCTGGTGGGTGGCACGGCGCAACCTGCGCGGTTTGCCGATACCGCAGCGCAAACCGGTGATCGACTACCTCGGTACGGTGTTGATGATCATCGGTCTGACCGCGCTGCTGCTGGGGATCACCGAGGTCGGTCAGGGCCATTCGTGGCGCAGCAGCGAAGTGCTCGGTCTGCTCGCTTGTGCGGTGCTGGTGCTGGCGGCGTTCGTCTGGCATGAACGGCGCGCGCGTGAGCCGTTGCTGCCGATGCACCTGTTCGCCAACCGCAGCGCCCTGCTGTGCTGGTGCACGATTTTCTTCACCAGTTTCCAGGCCATTTCGCTGATCGTGCTGATGCCGCTGCGCTTTCAAACTGTCACCGGTGCCGGCGCCGACAGCGCTGCGCTGCACTTGTTGCCGCTGGCGATGGGGCTGCCGATCGGCGCGTATTTCGCCGGCCGCCGCACCTCGATCACCGGCCGCTACAAACCGCAGATCCTGACCGGCGCGGTATTGATGCCGATCTCGATTCTCGGCATGGCGTTCAGCCCACCGGAAGCGACGCTGCTCAGCGGCGTGTTCATGTTGCTCAGCGGTATTGCCGGTGGCATGCAGTTTCCGACCTCCTTGGTCGGCACGCAGAATTCGGTCGAACAACGCGACATCGGCGTGGCCACCAGCACCACCAACCTGTTCCGCTCCCTCGGCGGCGCGGTGGGGGTGGCGTTGATGTCGGCGCTGCTGCTGGCGCTGTTGCAACACTCGAGTTTCGCCCACCTGGCAAGCAGTTCACTGCTCAGCGAGGGGCATTCGGGCAATGTCCTGCTCGATGGCCTCAACGCTGCTCCGGGGGATGCGCAGCATGCCTTGCGCGCAGAGCTGCTGGTAACGTTCCGGCATTTGCTGTGGGTGAGTACCGCGGTATCTCTGCTCGGGTTGGCGGCAGCGATTGCCATGCCGAACAACCTGCTGCGCGGGCGCGAACACGGCGCGAAATAACTGTCCCCCCTGCCAAACCTGTGGGAGCGAGCCTGCTCGCGAAGACGTCGTGTCAGCCGACATCAGATTTAATGACACACCGCTTTCGCGAGCAGGCTCGCTCCCACAAGGGAGGCCGGTGTTTCGGTCAAGGGCTGTAGTAACCCACCGCGACGAGGAAATGCCCGACCTTTTTCAGGTAGGCGTGTTTGTCCTCGACCTTGCCGGTCACCGGGTTTTTCCAGCGGTATTCGTATTCACCTTCATCCTGCTTGCCGATCAGCGCCAGGATCGGTTCGCCCACCGGTTTGCCTTCCGGGTCCTTGACCTTGGTGAAGTCGGTGTTGATCAGGCGCAGGTTGGTGCCATGCGCCACGTAGCGTCGGGTGTTGAGGTCAACCACGAACACATACAGGTCATCCTGCAGATAGCCGCCCTTGAGCGAATTGACCGCGGTCAGCGTACCCTTCTCGTCTTTACCGAGGTCCGTTGCGGCCTTATCCAGCAGTGCTTTGGCCTGCTCCGCCGAAGCGCGCGGCAAGTAATAACCCACCGCCAGAATCCGCTGGCCGACGCGCTGATAAAATACGTGCTTGCGCTCGACCTTGCCGTCGGCCCAGTTCTGCCAACGGTATTCGGCCTGCTGGATACCGTTGCCCTCCGGGACTTTCAGGGCGTCCTTGAAGGCTTTCTGCAAATCCGGACCAAGCACTTCGCTGACGTCGCGCCCGATCAGTGCGGCTGAAGGCCCACCGCTGGCGAGCATCACGCCCTTGGTATCGACCACGAAGACGTAGCGGTCCTTGTCGACAAACTCACCCTGCCGGCTGAAGGCGGCAAACGCCTTGTCGCCGTTGTCGTGGTAATAAGCCAGGGCTTTTTCCAGCAGGGCGACGGCGGCCTGACTGTCATCCTTGCCATCGGTCGCGGCGCTGGCCTGGCTGAGACCGGCCAATAGCATCACGCCGAGCCAGGCCAGTTTATGCAAAAACCCCATAGCGCATCCCTCGTTCTTGTTGGTGTTTCAAGAGCGTAGACGGCCTGGGCTGATGTAGGGATATTCAGAGGGTTTCTGAACGTTACGCGGTGGCTGTGATGAGGCATGCCCCACCACAGCCAATCGACTATCAAGGTCGCGCGTTGATCTGCTGTTGCAGGTTCTGGATCTGCGCCTGCAGCGTGTTGAGGTTGCGCGTCATCTGCGCGCGGAAGGCGTCGAACTCAGCGGTGTTGCCGCCACCCTGTGGGGTTGCCGGGCGATTGTCCTGCTCGCTTTTGAGCACAACGATTTCCTGCTCGAGTCGATCGATGGCTGCGCTCGGGTTGCCCTGTTTCTTCAAGGCCACGATATCGGCGCCGAGGCTCTTGAACTGCGCATCGAACGCTTTCAATTCCGCGTCGAGCTTGCTGGTGTCAGCCGGTGTGCTTTTCAGCGTCGCCAGTTCGGTGCTCAAGGTTTTCACCTGCGCCTGCAACTGGCTGTTGGCGGTCTGCAGTTCGCTGGTCTGCGCGGTCATCTGCGCCAGACGCTTGTCCAGATCGCTGGCCTGCCCGGCGACGCCTTGCTGCTGTTTGCTCTGATCGAGCAACTTGCCTTCCAGTTGCTTGATTTGCAGCTTCAGCGCTTCGCTGTCGCTGCTGACGTTGGACTGGCTGGCTACGACCTTGCCGGAAATGTCCTGCAGGCGCCCGGCCGCTTCTTCGCTGATCCGCGCGAAGCTTTCCTGGGTCGCGACCAGTTGCTGCTCCATCAAGGAGATCTGCTGGAAACTCCACCAGGCCAGACCGATAAAGGCAAAGAACAATGCGCCGACCAACGCCCACAAAGGCCCGGTGCTGGCCGCCTTGACCTTGACCACCGACGGCGTGCGCGAGTGCACGGAGGTGCGGGCGGTGGTGGGAATGTCATCGTCGTCGAAGGGGTCGGCGCGCAGGCTGGGCACGTTATCGAAATCGTCGTCGTGAGCATCGTTACGCATGGACATTGAGGCAACCTTTGAGAAACGCGGTGATGGCTAAATGCTGCGAAGTATAACCGCCGCAGCCGCAGGCATTGACCCCCATCCGGGGGCGCGGTTCATTGCCGGCCGACCGAATGGTTTCAACGAATGTCCTGAGCCTTCCACCAGGCGCAGAACTCGTCGAGGGCCGACCACAGGCTGACTTTCGGATCGTAGTCCAGATAATGCCGGGCGCGACTGATGTCGAGGGTGAAATTTTTGTTCATCACTTGCATGCCCAGCCGCGACAGCGTCGGCTCCGGACGCCCCGGCCAGAGTTTGCAGGCACCTTCGTTGAGCGCGGCAACGCTGTAGGCCAGCGCATACGAGCGATACTTGCGCACCTGCGGCACGTCCATATTGCGCATCACGTAATTGACCACGTCCCACAGCGGCACCGGCGCGCCGTTGCTGATGTTGTAGGCCTTGCCCAGCGCCGAGCCCGGGGCCAGCAAACCGCTGAGCATGGCTTCGTTAAGGTTGTGCACGCTGGTGAAATCGACCTTGTTCAGGCCATTGCCGACGATCGCCAGACGGCCCTTGCGCTGCATG comes from the Pseudomonas granadensis genome and includes:
- a CDS encoding LysR family transcriptional regulator, whose amino-acid sequence is MDRLQAMRVFVSVVDLGSQSAAADQLDLSRPVVSRYLAELEDWVGARLMHRTTRKLSLTAAGNEILPRCRQMLELSSDMQAAVSEPDAAPRGLLRISVSTSFGQAQLADAMAVYVRRYPGVSIDLQMLDRTVNLVDERIDLAIRTSNDLDPNLIARRLTVCRSVVCAAPAYLQEHPAPVQVEELSRHNCLTHSYFGKSLWHFEEDGEAVSVPVQGNISANEASTLLRATLAGAGVAMLPTYQAGVHIHSGELVRLLPHAEPRQMNIYAVYASRKHMPAALRSLLDFLAERFPENPQWDEAASGKPQATS
- a CDS encoding helix-turn-helix domain-containing protein yields the protein MNKPELPSIPVFKLYGESLDWPTPDLLHCETISSRSREHEWEIKPHRHADLCQLLFVFKGQAELEIEGQRTQLQTPAIQVLPPLSVHGFRFSEDVEGFIVTLATPLINHLQAQLGDSVHALASAEHYPAGADGDYLNSLFSALQAEYNSHQPAREMLMHSLVSVIMVWVSRQAIVRHKASQRPQRQREYLNGFIQLVEETYRQHVKVEDLAHRLGISVSHLNGTCRELAGQPALQIMHERQLLEAKRLLTYTSMTIYEMSELLGFSDPTNFTRLFRRRVGISPKAFRDRLKAEQ
- the pobA gene encoding 4-hydroxybenzoate 3-monooxygenase, with amino-acid sequence MKTLKTQIAIIGAGPSGLLLGQLLHNAGIDTLILERQTPDYVLGRIRAGVLEQGMVELLRQARVSQRMDAEGLVHGGFELALDGRQVHIDLHALTGGKSVMIYGQTEVTRDLMAARREAGAPTIYQASNVVPHGMKSDEAFVTFEKDGETWRVDCDYIAGCDGFHGVARQSIPADCLKVFERVYPFGWLGILADTPPVHDELVYARHERGFALCSMRSPTRTRYYVQVPADDNVEDWSDERFWDELKNRLPSALAEKLVTGPSIEKSIAPLRSFVVEPMQYGRMFLVGDAAHIVPPTGAKGLNLAASDVSTLFNILLKVYRDGRTDLLEKYSEICLRRVWKAERFSWWMTSMLHRFDDHDAFNQRINAAELDYFVDSEAGRKTIAENYVGLAYEAIE
- a CDS encoding MDR family MFS transporter encodes the protein MTTLNPPETPKPAIRSVLVALMMAIFLGALDQTIVAVSMPAISAQFKDVSLLAWVISGYMVAMTVAVPIYGKLGDLYGRRKLMLFGMGLFTVASLFCGMAQSMEQLVLARILQGIGAGGMISVSQAIIGDIVPPRERGRYQGYFSSMYAVASVAGPVLGGYMTEYLSWRWVFLINLPLGLGAWWVARRNLRGLPIPQRKPVIDYLGTVLMIIGLTALLLGITEVGQGHSWRSSEVLGLLACAVLVLAAFVWHERRAREPLLPMHLFANRSALLCWCTIFFTSFQAISLIVLMPLRFQTVTGAGADSAALHLLPLAMGLPIGAYFAGRRTSITGRYKPQILTGAVLMPISILGMAFSPPEATLLSGVFMLLSGIAGGMQFPTSLVGTQNSVEQRDIGVATSTTNLFRSLGGAVGVALMSALLLALLQHSSFAHLASSSLLSEGHSGNVLLDGLNAAPGDAQHALRAELLVTFRHLLWVSTAVSLLGLAAAIAMPNNLLRGREHGAK
- a CDS encoding cache domain-containing protein; the encoded protein is MGFLHKLAWLGVMLLAGLSQASAATDGKDDSQAAVALLEKALAYYHDNGDKAFAAFSRQGEFVDKDRYVFVVDTKGVMLASGGPSAALIGRDVSEVLGPDLQKAFKDALKVPEGNGIQQAEYRWQNWADGKVERKHVFYQRVGQRILAVGYYLPRASAEQAKALLDKAATDLGKDEKGTLTAVNSLKGGYLQDDLYVFVVDLNTRRYVAHGTNLRLINTDFTKVKDPEGKPVGEPILALIGKQDEGEYEYRWKNPVTGKVEDKHAYLKKVGHFLVAVGYYSP
- a CDS encoding ATPase, whose protein sequence is MSMRNDAHDDDFDNVPSLRADPFDDDDIPTTARTSVHSRTPSVVKVKAASTGPLWALVGALFFAFIGLAWWSFQQISLMEQQLVATQESFARISEEAAGRLQDISGKVVASQSNVSSDSEALKLQIKQLEGKLLDQSKQQQGVAGQASDLDKRLAQMTAQTSELQTANSQLQAQVKTLSTELATLKSTPADTSKLDAELKAFDAQFKSLGADIVALKKQGNPSAAIDRLEQEIVVLKSEQDNRPATPQGGGNTAEFDAFRAQMTRNLNTLQAQIQNLQQQINARP